The Cydia splendana chromosome 21, ilCydSple1.2, whole genome shotgun sequence genome segment GATCTTGCTTGGGAAAAATTCTGGCTATGTAATTCAATATCTGAAAATCTGTAAGTTCCAGCATGGCTATGGGTCTTCGTGGAAGATTTGTGATTACTCACGGCCTTTTAACACCGGTCTGGAGTATGTACTCCTAACGACTCCTCTTTAAATGGCCATTCAGGCTAATAGAGCTGAAAGTCCTGCCTCTTGGGGTTCCGCATCAAACAACGAATACACGCTGGCGAAGGAGACTCGGACTCAGTTTCTTTCTGGGACAGATATAGGAGGTCCtaactaactaacctaacctaacctatccatTCTCATAGAGCTCAACGTTGTCCACAACATGCCCTGAGCGAGCCATTAGATTCTTCGGGCATGTCACGGTCTCCAATGCATGATGTGGAGAGATATATGATTTTAGGCCGAACgaatggcaaacgtgctcgGGGTGGGGCACGTATGAGATGGTCGAACCCTGTGAAGAGCGCCATTATGTGCGGTCACATGGCTTATGACCGCACAAAATGGAGACAAATcacatgtggtcgcgatcctcagcaatgagggtaCGAGGAAGAAGATGAAGAAGAAGTAGGTCCCAAACATCTCGCCACAATCAACTATATTATCTCAGTATTAGATGTTACTGctttttataatttctttattaatacatagttaacaAATCCTGAGAATTCAGTTTGTAAACAATTAGTAACAATACCATAAGGTTGTTATAATActcttatatttttattctcataatttttttcttttctttttttttgtgttttgtttttgcaCGCACAAATAGCTCTGTTTTACTATGTAGAAACTACTTAATAAGCatgatgttaaaatattttcattaaggaaactgtaagtctagttttaagaaaagttccagtgttatatataactataaaagactgtttgtttcttaaataaataaaataaaaataaaattatttcaggAAAAGGCAGCACCCGGCAATGGATGGACGTATTATGGCTgacattatgattatgattaaagagagtgtataagggagaattggaagtgggagttggaaggggtagaccttggcggactttctctgatcagattggggaaatcctgaagaaaagccaggtcaagagcacctaaaccggcgagcgtgtatgaggaatgttgtgaaagtgaaggaagcgaaagaggtaagtcaggatcgtagcaagtggaaatccatggtctctgcctacccctccgggaaataggcgtgattatatgtgtGTATTATGATTATAATGACAACCATTGCTTAAATGTTTACTAACTTTTTCTTAGTCGCCTCAATCATTGCGAGCGCTATCATGGCATTGATGGCCACGTCCACAGGAATGACTTGTGCataaatactggcgtcacagaGCATGGTCCGGATGACTCCTTTGCCGGCCCCCAACAACAGGCCCACGGGCCCGTTGAGACTGTCCACCCAGCCGGGCATGGGGTCGATGTATGCGGGGCAAACTGGAAGAAACACCAGCCAATtacaaattttagttttaaatgttCGTTATTGACAAAGATCTGTGTAGCAGACTACTAGACACCCGAATAAAAATTAATTTGGCACGTAAACTGTTTACAATCCGAAAGTATTTCGCAAAGGACCGATTTCGCAAGGATTTTTAATGtattaaacatttaaataccTTTGTCTGttgattgaataaaaaactattgCTGAGTTTCGGAAGAGAATATGGGAAGTTGGGACATTTTAAAATTCTCACTCATGATGTGTGATGGATTAATCTTTTGTGAACTAAGTCTTAGTTTCAATTTCAAGTCAGGGATTCAATCGAAATCAAGCTGATATGACATACCGATCGAGGGCCTAGCAATAACGCAAGGCATGTCCGGATAGGCATCGTGGACCATGCTCTCCGCTAGCCGCTTCGTGTACGTGTATGTGTTGGGGTGCTTGCCCAGGAGAGATGGAGTGAGGAGGGACACTTGCTTGTCGTCCAGCCATTCGCAGAGGCGGATGACGTCATGGGGGTCTGCTGGTGGATCGTGGAACTGAAATATTATTTAACAATTTCGATTCATGTACGGTGGTGTTTTAATACTCTCGCAAACCCGTCGATTGCCATTATTCGTCTTATCAAGAAAAAAATCTGAATGAAATGGTGCCTTACACCTACATGGACGTTtagaaatgtaaaaaatataaaacgtaaatagataaattacataatactatgaaaatattatgtTAAAATATAGGTTGGTAACTATATCTAAATATAACTAGCAAGTAACTAGTAGTTCACCCTGAACTGTAACCTCGCAAAGCAAATGTTGAGAAATGGTACTACTACTGCTTATACTAATTGTTTAGTGTACCTAAATCGTAGTCTTTCGTGAGATAAAACCACTTTAaactttaaaggatgactcacattaggccgggccatgtccgggccggagcttccggcgcttacttttctataacattacaggcgatcacgtgaagCTTTCcacagaaaacgatgcgccggaagctccggcccggacacggcccggtctaacgtgagtcatccataAAATGGTAGTTTTCATTAAAAGCTAAATTGCAAATGCAATTGCAAATAACGATTACCTAAAATGATCATAAAGGAAACTCACCTTTTCTTCTAAAACGTCATAGTCAGGATAACAGAACGCTGTCGACACATGCACAAACATAACCAGCTTCTTGAGCCTCCTGGCGACGCTGAGGGCGCGCTGGGTCCCCACGGTGTTCATCGCTACACTGTCTTTCAGTGTGGCTTCCATTCTTAAAGTGGCTGCCAAATGGAACACCACTGATACATCCTCCGAAAGGGTCTTCATATCTTCGCTAGATATACCTAAGTCATCTGTGAGGACGTCCCCTTGTATTAGAATAATTTTTTGAACAGCTCTCTTTTGATCACGTTTGAGTCTGTTAAAcatctgtaaaaaaaattaagatgtTCTGTTTGAGAAAAGTTGAAAAACGGCTTGTGACAAAGTGCAACAGTTAAAACTTTTCGACATGAGTTTCAcggtttatttaattttatttaatttatttaaggaGTACCAACAGCTACAAAAACATTATACAGACTTAGGTAACAATACAAAGCCAATTACAGATCAGATTATCAGATGCTAATGAGgttattaagcttagaattaatttaaaagtggaaaaattactgtcttgggtgggaCTTGAACTCGCGGCCTCTGGGAATAGCATCATTCGCAAACATTTCggcttattaaaaattaaataatgagGTTATTGTCACagagtcctttttctaatatatgTTTAACCCACTCATACATTACCTGAGAACTGAGCATATGTTCAAGCCGCTGTTCAACAGTCTTCCCCCTCTTCGGTCTCATCAACAAGTACACCCGCCCAATGTCCGGGATGGTGTATAACAGCTTCTCGATCAGCACCTTGCCCATGAACCCACAGCCCCCGGTCACCAGAATATTCTTGCCTTTGTAAAAATCTCTTATTGAAAATTTGCACTCCATTTTCTGAAAGCAAAGTAAATCCTCCAGCAATTCGGAGGGTGTCCCgcggaaaaaaatattaatgtccAGAAACCGAAAATAAATCTGCTGTAGAAAATTATGTTGAATCAGGTGCTTCTTCCATAACAGCAACAAACTATAATATAAgacttttttaaattattaggtAGTATTCACGTAAAATTTAATGACCTGATTCAGCACTTATGACACGTCTCACTTTGGATCGGTGGAGTGGAAGGCTTTTCGGACGCAAAAGGAGGTATTTTCTAGGcacataaacaaaaaaaatctgtacctatttaattaccaTTTCCAACAAAAAATCATCTATAttgaaatataaacaaaaataattgcaaATTAATCACCTTTATGTTTAGATGTGAATGCGATTTAAATAATGATATACAACTAAAGTTTAGGCTTCCGCTAAGCGTCTGGTTAAAAGACAATACACAAACAAATATAAATACTACTTTTATAAACGTGGATGTATGAATGTCACGGATACCTAcggaatgtatgtatgtataaaatgTGACAAACATATTATTCCGATTGACAATATAATGCACAGACTTTATTTGGCAAAATATGTAACTTCCAATAACGTCATAATATAGGTACGCGATTCGCCAAAATGTAGGATTTTTGACTACCTgtgctttgtttttgatttgtttttttaattggtaGTAATCTAGTAATTATGTGGTttaatgatttaatttaatgtaatgtTTTAATTGTAATATCTTTAATTCTACTTTATCTTTTAGTTTAGAGAttacatatataggtacctacctattattattccgattcaataaattaaattgttgGCTTGGTCTTATGAACACATCATGGATTCATACATTCACGTTcatgaatatttaaaatatgcaCCTGCTAAGTCTCTGTGTCATTGCCATTGCGTTAATAGAggttaaattatataaataaatatttggtaaaaCGGTATTCAAATTTATTTCCGCAGCTGGCAAGTAGAAACAGTTCTTAGGTTTAgttcatatgtaggtactgttgtctgtctgtatgtgaacggattttaaaaaaaataagcttGTTACGCATCtcaatgacacattttagactcgttctgtagcgttcgattCGCCGGCACACAGTTAGTAACCGTAGAGTGACCACACAAGAAATCGCAAATTATTTTCCATCTGTTCATTATGAATCTTATTGCAGGTATAtaagaaaaaaatcaaacgctCGGGAtagcatagctatggttaaaatatgtaagagtgaATTGCTAAAAATTTGTACGTatttaagcgcagttaagaagctgtgattagtctaaacttaattgattcatttgtgttacgaaaattaactatgtaaattctattgtattgtatttattgtacataattcgtacacatataagtcaatagcatacgctaacacactttcatgcatctatcttaaatagaaatggcttaactgtggtaacacaatggaatcaattaactttagactaattacatgtgcttaactatgtatgtacaatttttttgcaattcactcgtacatcaaattgtgtaaaaccattttcaataatgttaatatccagagggGAAAATGGGGAATACGTTTATAGGGAAAACCAGTTTCGAGGGGGTCATCCCCTTTCGTCTTAAGGTGACGCATAGCGACCCacggtttaataaattatacacttaaaccttcctcaggaatcactctattgatatgtgagaaccgcatgaaaatccgttcagtagtttttgagtttggcgcgaacaaacatacaaccacagaaacagacagacgcggcgggagactttgttttataaggtagtGATTCTGATTATCTACGAGTAGTATtaaggaatatttcagggcccggatatgtgacgttatctatgaaaagggaccttattgtcgatggaaatattaacgatgctccgatataaatacaattccGCGCGACACTgtgtggcgtaagcgccatcgacaataaggtcccttttcatagataatgccccatataatCTGTAAATACTGTGAATTTGGCTTGGTAATATTTTTACGATACCTATGTATTCAAATTAATTGCATGTTTTACACTCGTGGATCCTTGACCTCGCCGTCTGGTAAAAATACctctatttttttaatgttgttgTTAGGTAGGTATGATTAATAATTAAGTTGTTAAATAATTATGGacttgggtacggtgacagctgtcatttacatttatttatttaagcgtaTGGCGTATTAATATTGCAGGCAATATAATCATGTTACTAGTTGCTACTAGTATAACATTGTCATTTCCATACAATTGATAATCTTAAAACGCCAAATGGTATTGAGATGACACATATATGTcactatacctaaactatttACTATTTAGCTGTACATTTAAGGTAACTGAAAGgcatagttattattattacctattgTTTTTCGTAAAAAGTCATTAATATAGCATTGTTGTAACGACATTATATATAAtccaaacaattgaaaactaCTGACATATCAATGACATTTCGAATATCGGTCGTCCGAGATTGTACTTGCGTTTAGTAgcaacaaaaataatagatagtatACATATGTCTTTTGTAGCAACATAAACTACTacttaaacaataataaatatgtgaaCAGGctctaaggcaagtgtacacgctcgtAGGGGTCTTCggtacccaactagcaaaatcacGCTAACAACAGTCTCTAGACTACAATTTTGTCGCTCTTATATTGATTTTATATCATCGTATAAGCCCGGGTTTGGGCACAAAGCATaagtgtatttattttaatatcgttCTAATATCAGTCTAATTGAATGTTGTTTGCATTCACAGTAATCTTTTTCAAAACTATATTAAGCTGCTTTAGGCTAATATCGCTTTtacgtaagtatcttgtaagcctacataggcttatattggtcgaacgtaagtatcttgtaagcctacataggcttatattggtcgaacgtTAGAATCCTGTAAGCCTAAATAAGCTTATTTTGGTATAAATATACGGGTGAAATTAACTGCAACGTGACAAAAACATATTAGGGTAAGTGTTTATCAAACTTTTtatgaattatgtttaaatataataacgtgCTGTTTATCATCGTCTGTTTATGTTTCAGGGTAAGTATTcacatgggaaaatattatttattgtaaagtagACCCTGTTTTACACTTCAAACTTCATGCGCCTACTCAAATAtggtatttgaatatttttataattattttatttctttattttgtattgataGTCAGCCATTGATGTAGGTGTATTTTTCAAGCGCACTATTAGAGTATTTTAAGCATTCTGAATACAAATGATGTGGCCATGTTGAATAAATTACGGTTCCTTGCTTTACTTATACTAACCATAGTGTTCCCAAAAACGATTTAAGATCAAACCATCTTATATTGATCTTCTCTTTTGTGATATAAGTGTCTTGATCTTATATCACTCTAATATCTTACTAAGTGCTGCTGTTGATCTTATTATAGCTTTAGTAAGATCAGAAAAGTACGTACTTACAGTGTtcttatgctatgttgatattagtcttacattcttacaatagcatttagaaatctaatataaaatcaaatgaactaagagaatgaggatataagaccaggtactctcaagttcaatgagacttcgtaaatgttgttgtaagagcaagaggcttataatagtattatgctatgttgatattagtcttacattcttataatagcatttataaagtctaatataagatcaaatgaactaagagaatgtggatataagaccaggtactctcaagttcaatgagacttcgtaaatgttgttgtaagagcaagaggcttataatagtattatgctatgttgatattagtcttacattcttataatagcatttataaagtctaatataagatcaattgaacttagagaatgtggatataagaccacgtactctcaagttcaatgagacttcgtaaatgttgttgtaagagcaagaggcttataatagtattatgctatgttgatattagccttacattcttataatagcatttagaaagtctaatataagatcaaatgaacttagagaatgtggatataagaccaagtactctcaagttcaatgagacttagtaaatgttattgtaagagcgagaggctcataatagtattatgccatgttgatattagtcttacattcttataatagcatttagaaagtctattataagatcaaatgaacttagagaatgtggatataagaccaggtactctcaagttcaatgagacttagtaaatgttattgtaagagcgagatgcttataatggtattataaaatgctcttatatacatatataagactAGGTAATAAGACTAAACTTACTAAAGTGCGTATTAGCTTGTCTAAGACTAATATAAGAGCGATGATAagttcaaaacaaaaataagagcGCTATAAGCTCACTACTCTTATAAAGTGCGCAATCTGAGActtttttgctagttgggtagcCAATTTGGCCCACCAATTGAATTGTTTTTTGAAACATATTTTACAGTAGAttgagtaggtacatatggtgctactttacagCACttgtgcgataattagcacattacgtaactatatcgaaaatttaaagggccatattattATGTACTGTGAGACGCTGTACGATATAGGTACAtgtgtatgtattttaatttatcgccactcgtttcgaatttcctatttttcgcacttgtatcgttaTTATCGTTACTATCAGAAAATTCGCTGAAAACTGcaccagccggcgtattatggatggctttatccatctttatccacgtgataaaataactgtcactttttaacaccttgggatagaaagtgacggacaccgttttatcacgctgtcacgtagacaagaacgaccatcatatccgtacagcaAGAAGAAAACTTCCGCGTATACTAAGGCAGCATAATAAAACGAAGTTAAGATTCGGTAATACTACAGGAAGCTCTTGAATTGAAACTAAAGCTCCATGATGTTATGTTACCCTGGTAAACGCGGAAGAGAAATCAGCTCCAGAGCCCCATGTTTGTCTCCGCTACGGATAAACGAAGAGCGATTTGCGGCAAATATGACGTCTGTCCTGCACCACAGACTTCGCTCAATTGGCGGTCTACCATAACGTAGACACCGTACcggaaatattttcattttcatttcataagttgcgttctcgcgcgcgagtccatacttgaagtcgcgctagatgtatggagtcgcgcgagAGAACggaactcatgctagaccgactGGTGTTAAGTTAGCTTACaatttaagacgaaagtggaggacccgagcgaaatcgccttttcatacaaacttagtcctcattttcctctctggatattaacattattgaaaatattttgacacaatttgttaattataagagttaggagcaattcaaaatttgtatgaaaactgtTTTTCGCtcttaatttttacaataatcaaaatatcGAATAAAGTCAAACCtagggcatagctgtggtttatatacatcaaattatgaaaaaaaaatctataatgtaAATATCTAGAGAGAAAAATGGAGACCTTTGTATGGAAAAGCGGctgtcccctttcctcttaaatacaaaaaacagTGGATTATTGGACTGAGGAAGCGGGAGAGATGCTCGGACACCTGCCAATTCGAACTTATACTTATTTTGATTTTGACGTCCTTTTACGGACCTATCAgtgattgtcaccttggctaggtaCTGCTGATTGATAATTCGTATACCTTATTGCAAATACATGAGGAGGTAAAATCTCTCGAGACCAAAAAGATCCTGCAGCTGTTTGAAGTTGCAGgtttggatcgagagttgtagtaggtggcgatcacaatagatcaggaatggtcgcagtgaggctttggagccttatatagcccctaaaaagaagaagaagaagaagaaatacatgAGGTCCACCGATGGCCAGTTAATTATTGCCGTTACTACATCTATTCACCTGTgttgtaaaatcaatgaaaCGAATGGACGTAGCCAACACGTTGCAATGTTGTGTGTGTATTGCACCAACACATAAACCCCTTAAACTTCCTGAAATGAATCGCTTGTGAAGTTATGCTCCCCTGGTAAACGCGGAAGGCTTTGCTTGGAAGCCCCAAGAGACTTGGGCAGAcacaataaacatattttctccaatatgctcggaaatgttcaccttattgtagcaaaaatagtacGCTAAGTTCTTCGTTATTGTCaaactctaataaaaaaaaatcaaactatcGCTGTCCTGCTCTAGCGGACgggaagtaaaaaaatactacagtaataatttattactgtagtgttttatactttttaaaaataaaaacgcaaacaGCCAATCGAGCCGCGTCTACACGTCCCGATCAGCTATCATTTCAAGCTATTGGATAGAGTGAGATAATAAGATAACCGACCTTACTTGTCTCGTTCTTACAAGACCGTTGTGCTCGTGTATGATCGTGCGAATACTGCTTAATAAAATcaaagattatttttatatttttttaaggatcTCATCGGTGTTCATAAAgcttatatagtttgtcaaaggactttctcatttcaatcatagacaaagagaatcatactatctttgtcttacactagtactagcacccaaaagaaaaggatgggtatagttttcctggttcttactgactgacaaattagtTTGACCAACTACATATATTGCACAATTATATTGAATGAACGAATATTGAATGGTACTGAATGGCAGAATAAGTTTGTgcctttaacttttaaaaatgtattaaagagGGAAATAGTTTTTGACTTGACATTTTGATGTGAAGGTTCAAATTGAGTGATGCTTCatgcttaaataattattttaccttatttcctcgcatgtttggagaaaagcactatatatgcctCGGCAGGAATAGCATTTCGTGGATTCGTCTTCTTTGTCGGACTCCGCTTCGCGTCGTCCGACAAAATCGAAACTCTTCCACGAATTGCCCTTTCCCGGCCTctgcaataatgtactattgaaGTGATACAATCTTGTATAAGGTGTATAATAGATAATAGTATATATGTCTACGTCTACGGTGATGGTCgcctttttatcatctgtcaccaggcctgtcacgttctaacaaatatgaaagtgtgaaagtgacgcatgacatgacataagataaaaatgcgaccatgatatccGTGCTGAATTAGGACATCACGGGATTTTATTtgttactagcgacccgctaggcttcgcacgggttaacaaattatacacttaaacctccCTCAAGAATCAGCTCAAGCTCTTATAAAATGGCGAAACCATGCATGGGGGTTTGCGAGGTCAagagctcacagagccactaaaCTGTGACTGTGACCCTAGTATACCCATACCCAAAGGTTTGGCGTCGAAATTAAACATTTGGTTACCTGGtgagtaggtataataaaaataattgaccgaagcgtagcgaaggtctacgttttgactcgggcattttgctttcgtatgtccgtccggatgttctcctctacaggtcacaattctcaaccgattctcgtgaaattttgtgaccagattctatgattaaatattttttttatgtcaatccagtttttggaaatttaaaaaaatggcggagtcgtgatacctcgcgcctaaacaaatagtcgtatcgatatcataagagttttttctttttgatatatgtttatagattaaatggccaaaaattcagaaaatttatttcactggtttcggaggtattgagatatttaattttaactaattttaatttgagaatgagtagctaaatttcgtcagcttatctaagaactatttggctcagtttgtaaacgttcgctttttttgtttgcacagagagtctgagttcgatccccagtatttgtatgctgagatataacttttttatttttttacacttcaattttgtattgttttttttttataataataataataggctatgaccttagttcccatcgcagcacaaaagtgctgcactgcaatagtctttgcacctggcggggaccatctccggatagcgttcggggatggtatccgccacgtgtatcccttgcttttagattaaagtgtcttaaagggcctctgcgctgttggcttcggccccacgtacgcctcccaaaggtccgggaccccatggtcccgagatatggaaaagacatacatataataataatcagcctatatacgtcccactgctgggcacaggcctcctctcatgcgcaagagggcttgagctatagtccccacgctagcccaatgcggattggggacttcacatacacctttgaatttcttcgcagatgtatgcaggtttcctcacgatgttttcct includes the following:
- the LOC134801331 gene encoding putative fatty acyl-CoA reductase CG5065, whose translation is MECKFSIRDFYKGKNILVTGGCGFMGKVLIEKLLYTIPDIGRVYLLMRPKRGKTVEQRLEHMLSSQMFNRLKRDQKRAVQKIILIQGDVLTDDLGISSEDMKTLSEDVSVVFHLAATLRMEATLKDSVAMNTVGTQRALSVARRLKKLVMFVHVSTAFCYPDYDVLEEKFHDPPADPHDVIRLCEWLDDKQVSLLTPSLLGKHPNTYTYTKRLAESMVHDAYPDMPCVIARPSIVCPAYIDPMPGWVDSLNGPVGLLLGAGKGVIRTMLCDASIYAQVIPVDVAINAMIALAMIEATKKKSKNIPVYNLNAGHLKPTTWGEVLNYAKEIRWKYPMSWPLWYPDGGITTNYVLHETKRILFHLVPAYLIDFLLLIAGQKRLMVRIQGIISNGLILLQYFTTREWHFPCPNFDAIHTILSEEEDQIYQTYKEDFDIESYLYKAVETGRVVCFKDDLSKMHIYKMYLYFLYVLDLLVTIVFWCFVLSLLVGWCEPLRALLALGEPVLRYLPFLGDAIRT